Proteins co-encoded in one Cyanobacterium sp. T60_A2020_053 genomic window:
- a CDS encoding iron ABC transporter permease → MLNQEKKDSLTITLARWWQKMPIYSWYTVLIIVALLISLPILAIVGSIFSDSGEIWQHLVETVLTDYIVNSLILMAGVSIGVLIIGVGCAWLVTMCEFQGALWLECLSLMPLAAPSYLLAYTYTNMLSYFGPVQIWLRNIFGWQSVDDYWFPDIRNIGGAIVMLVLVLYPYVYLLARVAFLEQSVCTLEASRSLGYNPWQSFFKVALPLARPGIIAGLALALMETLNDFGTVQFFGVNTFTTGIYRTWIGMGEREASAQLACLLMLFILSLILLERWSRALAKYYETSSQQKLPRYQLNWWRGSLAFLFCAVPLFAGFVIPTIYLLSLTIRNYQVTLNDQFWDLTKNSLILAVISALIAVIIALVMAYGERLLPRFAIKTSIRIASLGYAIPGSVIAVGVLIPLGRFDNGVDGFMRTNFDISTGLILSGTTGALIYAYIVRFLAVSFNTLESSLGKIKPSLDDASRSLGYGTVQTLLKIHLPLMGGAIFTATMLVFVDVMKELPATLVMRPFNFDTLAVRVYQYASDERLIEASAPSLAIIIAGIIPVIFLSYRIAKSRHR, encoded by the coding sequence ATGTTAAATCAGGAGAAAAAGGATAGTTTAACCATAACATTAGCTAGATGGTGGCAAAAAATGCCTATTTACTCATGGTATACGGTTTTAATCATCGTTGCTTTGCTGATTAGTTTACCAATTCTAGCCATTGTCGGCAGTATTTTTAGCGATAGTGGCGAAATTTGGCAACATTTAGTAGAAACTGTTTTAACTGACTATATTGTCAATTCCTTAATTCTGATGGCGGGGGTATCCATCGGGGTGTTAATTATTGGGGTGGGGTGCGCTTGGTTGGTGACGATGTGCGAGTTTCAAGGGGCTTTGTGGCTAGAATGTTTATCCCTCATGCCTTTAGCAGCGCCCTCCTACCTTTTAGCATACACCTATACTAATATGCTCAGTTATTTTGGTCCGGTGCAAATATGGCTACGGAATATTTTTGGATGGCAGAGTGTTGATGATTATTGGTTTCCTGATATTCGCAATATTGGGGGCGCTATTGTCATGTTAGTTTTAGTGTTGTATCCCTACGTTTATTTGTTGGCAAGGGTAGCGTTTTTAGAGCAGTCAGTATGCACCCTCGAAGCTAGTCGCTCTCTAGGTTATAATCCTTGGCAGAGTTTTTTTAAGGTGGCGCTTCCCCTCGCGCGCCCCGGTATTATCGCTGGTTTAGCCTTGGCGTTGATGGAAACTTTGAATGATTTTGGCACGGTGCAGTTTTTTGGGGTTAATACCTTCACCACGGGAATTTATCGCACTTGGATTGGTATGGGAGAAAGGGAGGCTTCCGCACAGTTGGCTTGTTTATTGATGTTGTTTATTCTCTCATTGATTTTACTAGAAAGATGGTCACGGGCGCTGGCAAAATACTATGAAACCAGTAGTCAACAAAAATTACCCCGTTATCAGTTAAATTGGTGGCGCGGTAGTTTGGCGTTTTTGTTTTGTGCCGTGCCTCTTTTTGCTGGTTTTGTCATACCCACTATTTATCTTCTCAGTTTAACCATCCGTAATTATCAGGTGACATTAAACGATCAATTTTGGGACTTAACTAAAAACAGTTTGATTTTAGCGGTGATTTCTGCTTTAATTGCCGTTATCATCGCCCTAGTGATGGCTTATGGCGAAAGATTATTACCCCGTTTTGCCATCAAAACCAGTATTAGGATAGCATCTCTTGGTTATGCTATTCCCGGTTCTGTCATTGCGGTGGGAGTATTGATTCCCCTCGGTAGGTTTGATAATGGGGTGGATGGTTTTATGAGGACAAATTTTGATATATCAACAGGATTAATTTTAAGTGGTACGACGGGCGCCCTTATCTATGCTTATATCGTCAGGTTTTTGGCAGTTTCTTTCAATACTCTTGAATCTAGTTTGGGTAAAATTAAGCCTAGTTTAGATGATGCTTCCCGCAGTCTCGGTTATGGCACTGTGCAAACCTTACTCAAGATTCATTTGCCCTTGATGGGGGGCGCTATTTTCACCGCCACGATGTTGGTATTTGTAGATGTGATGAAAGAATTACCCGCTACTTTGGTGATGCGCCCTTTCAACTTTGACACCCTAGCGGTGAGGGTATATCAATATGCTTCCGATGAAAGATTAATCGAGGCTTCAGCGCCCTCCCTCGCCATCATTATCGCTGGAATTATCCCCGTTATCTTCTTGAGTTATCGCATTGCTAAATCTCGTCATCGCTGA
- a CDS encoding TVP38/TMEM64 family protein, translated as MKPAPSTPFSIFKSWQKFPRLPQIMFLTVVSFFVTISPSLAQTEGFNPQQWLIDALQWIEGLGALGALVFILLYIIATVAFLPGSVVTLGGGVVFGVVLGSIYVFIGATMGATLAFLIGRYVARDWIAKKIDGNQKFKAIDEGVGREGFKIVLLTRLSPVFPFNLLNYAYGVTGVSLKDYFLGSVGMIPGTIMYVYIGSLAGSLATLGSETPSNPTLQWAIRIMGFIATVAVTVYVTKIARRALENMPYSQSHTNQND; from the coding sequence ATGAAACCAGCGCCCTCCACCCCATTCTCAATATTCAAATCTTGGCAAAAATTTCCCCGCCTACCACAAATTATGTTTTTAACAGTTGTCTCTTTTTTCGTGACTATATCACCGAGTTTAGCTCAAACAGAGGGCTTTAATCCCCAACAATGGTTAATTGATGCCTTACAATGGATTGAAGGATTAGGGGCGCTGGGAGCGCTAGTATTTATCCTACTCTACATCATTGCCACCGTGGCTTTTTTGCCCGGTTCCGTGGTGACACTGGGAGGAGGTGTGGTATTCGGCGTTGTGTTGGGTTCAATTTACGTCTTTATCGGTGCCACCATGGGCGCCACTTTAGCATTTTTAATCGGGCGCTATGTAGCAAGGGATTGGATTGCCAAAAAAATTGACGGCAATCAAAAGTTTAAAGCTATCGATGAAGGGGTAGGGCGTGAAGGATTCAAAATCGTTTTGTTAACTCGTTTATCCCCCGTTTTTCCCTTTAATCTTCTCAACTACGCCTATGGAGTTACAGGAGTTTCTCTCAAAGATTACTTTCTCGGCTCAGTGGGCATGATTCCGGGTACTATTATGTATGTTTATATCGGCTCATTGGCAGGTAGTCTCGCCACTCTCGGCAGTGAAACCCCCAGTAATCCCACATTACAATGGGCGATTCGCATTATGGGTTTTATCGCCACTGTTGCCGTCACCGTTTACGTTACTAAAATTGCGCGGAGGGCGCTGGAAAATATGCCATATTCACAGTCACACACGAATCAAAATGATTAA
- a CDS encoding DUF29 domain-containing protein: MTVADKLSQLYELDDYQWLEENIKLLKAKMFHEIDLENLIEELEDLGKERKNAVESLLQQIIRHLLMYQYWHDERERNANHWEGEIYSFRDQLNHKLTTNLHNHLISKLDNIYDRALGYVIRKTCLSINIFPTNCPYTLAQLLDIDYLP, from the coding sequence ATGACAGTTGCCGATAAACTAAGCCAATTATATGAACTTGACGACTATCAATGGTTAGAAGAAAACATTAAATTGCTCAAAGCCAAAATGTTTCATGAAATTGATTTAGAAAATTTAATTGAGGAATTAGAAGATTTGGGTAAAGAAAGAAAAAATGCGGTAGAAAGTTTATTACAACAAATTATCCGACATTTATTAATGTATCAATATTGGCATGATGAGAGAGAAAGAAATGCTAATCATTGGGAAGGGGAAATCTACAGTTTTCGAGATCAGCTTAATCACAAACTAACCACTAACTTGCATAATCATTTAATTAGTAAATTAGATAATATTTATGATCGGGCGCTGGGATATGTTATCAGAAAAACCTGTTTATCTATTAATATTTTTCCGACAAATTGCCCTTATACCCTCGCACAATTATTGGACATAGATTATTTACCCTAG
- the topA gene encoding type I DNA topoisomerase — MSTLVIVESPTKAKTIRNYLPKDYIVEASMGHIRDLPSSAEEIPAQYKQFDWARLGVNVDQNFEPIYVVPKTKNKTVKQLKTLLKDADELILATDEDREGESISWHLLQLLKPKVPIKRMVFHEITKEAIQSALNNCRDIDENLVHAQETRRILDRLVGYTLSPLLWKKIARGLSAGRVQSVAVRLLVQRERERRAFNSARYWDLKALLNFEKSNFEAKIYSLNGQKLATGSDFDPTTGKLSKGKKVLVLNEEEAVTLRQRLEGKMWTVTETEEKPTTRKPSPPFTTSTLQQEANRKLGFGAKDTMRIAQSLYENGYITYMRTDSVHLSAQAIAAARSCVEQMYGKEYLSPQPRQYKTKSKGAQEAHEAIRPAGSSFRLPKETGLRDRELALYDLIWKRTVASQMAEARLTQIMVSMGVEDAIFRSSGKRIDFAGFFRAYVEGSDDPEAALENQEVILPSLKKGDHPDCKKLEEVSHETQPPARFTEASLVKMLESEGVGRPSTYASIISTIIDRGYAQLRAKALIPTFTAFAVVSLLEKNFEELVDTKFTSKMEQSLDDIATGEQQWLPYLQKFYLGATGLQQQVLTRETEIDSSSAKAIELENLDVQVKIGRFGAYLEDTRGDEVVKSSIPLELTPADLDADQVELLLKQKVEGPKVLGHHPESEKPIYLLIGTYGPYVQLGDTPEGKAKKPKTASFPKGTELEDIDLDLALAYLALPRTLGEHPDTGKPIKASLGRFGAYVVHDQGTEGKDYRSLKKEDDLLTITLARALELLAQPKRGRGRGAGSTKKPLRELGNHPEDNEPINIYEGPYGVYFKHGKTNVKLPEGETVESMSLDKALLLLTDKKPATKKKATTRKTTAKKTTTRKKTTPKK; from the coding sequence ATGTCAACTCTTGTCATTGTCGAATCCCCCACCAAAGCCAAAACCATCCGCAATTATCTACCCAAAGATTATATTGTGGAAGCGTCTATGGGTCATATCCGAGATTTACCCTCCTCAGCAGAAGAAATCCCGGCACAATATAAACAGTTTGACTGGGCAAGGTTGGGGGTGAACGTGGATCAAAATTTTGAACCCATATATGTCGTGCCGAAAACTAAAAATAAAACCGTTAAACAATTAAAAACACTCCTTAAAGATGCTGATGAGTTAATCTTGGCAACAGACGAAGACAGAGAAGGAGAAAGCATTAGTTGGCATTTACTACAGCTACTTAAACCAAAAGTACCTATTAAAAGGATGGTTTTTCATGAAATTACCAAAGAAGCTATCCAAAGCGCTTTAAATAATTGTCGTGATATTGACGAAAATTTAGTTCATGCACAGGAAACGCGCCGTATTTTGGATCGCTTGGTGGGTTATACCCTCTCCCCTTTGTTGTGGAAAAAAATTGCAAGGGGATTATCTGCCGGTAGAGTGCAATCCGTGGCAGTAAGGCTTTTGGTGCAAAGGGAAAGAGAACGAAGAGCGTTTAACAGCGCCCGATACTGGGATTTGAAAGCGTTACTAAATTTTGAAAAAAGTAACTTCGAGGCAAAAATATACAGCTTAAACGGTCAAAAACTGGCAACAGGAAGCGATTTTGATCCCACCACAGGAAAACTAAGTAAAGGGAAAAAAGTCTTAGTTTTAAATGAAGAAGAAGCGGTGACATTGCGCCAACGTTTAGAAGGTAAAATGTGGACTGTGACGGAAACGGAGGAAAAACCCACTACTCGCAAACCTTCCCCTCCCTTTACCACTTCTACGTTACAACAGGAAGCAAACCGAAAGTTAGGCTTCGGGGCAAAAGACACCATGCGCATCGCCCAAAGTTTGTACGAAAACGGCTATATCACCTACATGAGAACCGACTCAGTGCATCTCAGCGCCCAAGCCATTGCAGCAGCGCGTAGCTGTGTAGAACAAATGTACGGTAAAGAATATTTAAGCCCTCAACCTCGACAGTATAAAACCAAGAGTAAGGGCGCTCAAGAAGCGCACGAAGCCATTCGCCCAGCCGGTAGTAGTTTCCGTTTACCAAAAGAAACAGGGTTAAGAGATCGGGAATTAGCTTTATATGATCTCATTTGGAAGCGCACGGTAGCCTCTCAGATGGCAGAAGCGCGCCTCACTCAAATCATGGTTAGTATGGGGGTAGAAGATGCTATTTTCCGCTCCAGTGGCAAAAGGATTGATTTTGCAGGGTTTTTCCGGGCTTATGTGGAAGGCTCAGACGATCCAGAAGCCGCTTTGGAAAATCAAGAGGTGATTTTACCTTCGTTAAAAAAAGGCGATCACCCAGATTGTAAAAAATTAGAAGAAGTAAGCCACGAAACTCAACCTCCAGCGCGCTTCACCGAGGCATCGCTAGTCAAAATGTTGGAGAGTGAAGGCGTCGGGCGCCCGTCAACCTACGCCAGTATTATCAGCACGATTATTGATCGAGGTTATGCGCAGTTACGCGCTAAGGCTTTAATTCCCACTTTTACTGCTTTTGCTGTGGTGAGTCTATTGGAGAAAAATTTTGAAGAGTTAGTTGATACCAAATTTACCTCGAAAATGGAACAAAGTTTGGACGACATTGCCACAGGCGAACAACAATGGTTGCCTTATCTGCAAAAATTTTATTTGGGAGCAACTGGATTACAACAGCAAGTTTTAACCAGAGAGACAGAAATCGATTCATCCTCCGCCAAAGCCATTGAGTTGGAAAACCTTGACGTGCAAGTAAAAATCGGGCGCTTTGGGGCATATTTAGAAGATACGAGAGGAGATGAAGTGGTCAAATCTTCCATTCCTCTGGAGTTAACCCCTGCCGATCTCGATGCGGATCAAGTAGAATTATTATTAAAACAAAAGGTAGAAGGTCCAAAGGTATTGGGTCATCATCCCGAATCAGAAAAGCCTATTTACCTTTTAATTGGTACTTATGGTCCTTATGTGCAGTTAGGAGATACCCCCGAAGGTAAGGCGAAAAAACCGAAAACCGCTTCTTTCCCCAAAGGCACAGAATTAGAAGACATTGATCTTGATCTTGCTTTAGCTTACCTCGCTTTACCGCGCACTTTAGGAGAGCATCCCGACACGGGGAAACCCATCAAAGCTAGTTTAGGGCGCTTTGGTGCTTATGTGGTCCATGATCAAGGCACAGAAGGTAAAGATTATCGCTCTCTCAAAAAAGAAGATGATTTACTTACTATAACCTTAGCACGAGCGCTGGAACTTTTAGCACAACCGAAACGAGGTCGGGGGAGGGGCGCTGGAAGCACCAAAAAACCCCTTCGAGAGTTAGGTAATCACCCTGAAGATAACGAACCGATCAATATTTATGAAGGTCCTTATGGGGTTTATTTCAAGCATGGTAAAACCAATGTAAAATTACCAGAAGGGGAGACAGTGGAAAGCATGAGTTTAGATAAGGCTTTGTTACTTTTAACTGACAAAAAACCTGCTACTAAAAAGAAAGCTACCACGAGAAAAACTACGGCAAAAAAAACCACTACTCGCAAGAAAACTACGCCTAAGAAATAA
- a CDS encoding Uma2 family endonuclease: MITITPSKRKFDLEEYHSLINVGIFHEDSNIELINGELFEMSPVGFRHASCVKKLNYLFAQKLPKEVIIGVQDPIKLNDKSEPQPDVILLKPRDDFYVTQHPTPEDIYLLIEVADSSIDYDRNIKLPAYAENKIMEVWLIDLNNSLLEKYTSPKYNYYQKMEKLSVEDTIFVDNFPSLKIAINEVL, encoded by the coding sequence ATGATTACAATTACACCATCTAAAAGAAAATTTGACCTAGAAGAATATCATAGTTTAATTAATGTTGGTATTTTTCATGAAGATAGCAACATAGAATTAATTAATGGAGAATTGTTTGAAATGTCACCAGTGGGATTTAGACACGCTTCCTGTGTTAAAAAACTTAATTATTTGTTTGCCCAAAAATTACCAAAAGAAGTTATTATTGGCGTTCAAGACCCGATAAAACTCAATGATAAATCTGAGCCTCAACCAGATGTTATTTTACTAAAACCTCGTGATGATTTTTATGTAACTCAGCATCCTACTCCTGAAGATATTTATTTGTTGATAGAAGTAGCTGATAGTAGTATTGATTATGATCGTAATATTAAATTACCTGCTTATGCTGAAAATAAAATCATGGAAGTGTGGCTCATAGACCTTAATAATAGTTTACTAGAAAAATACACTTCTCCTAAATATAATTATTATCAAAAAATGGAAAAATTGTCTGTGGAAGATACTATTTTTGTTGATAATTTTCCTAGTTTAAAGATTGCTATTAATGAAGTTTTGTAG
- a CDS encoding DUF3782 domain-containing protein, translating into MTTTADDVWRLLAELTEAQKETERRFQETKDILKEQSLETDRRFQETDRRFQETDRRFQETDRRFQETDRQITRLSKEIGNLGGKWGRFVENMVAPSCETLFLSRGIPVHQVSQRVKKRLDGDILEIDVLVTNENHVLVVEVKSSLGVNDVKDLIKDLQRFKRFFPEYSQKNLYGAVAGIEIEEGADKYAYRQGIFVLGQSGESVVIFNGDEFQPKAW; encoded by the coding sequence ATGACAACTACCGCTGATGACGTTTGGAGACTATTAGCAGAATTAACAGAAGCTCAAAAAGAAACAGAGCGCCGTTTTCAAGAAACAAAGGATATTCTTAAAGAGCAATCTTTAGAAACAGATCGCCGTTTTCAGGAAACAGATCGTCGTTTTCAGGAAACAGATAGACGTTTTCAGGAAACAGATAGACGTTTTCAGGAGACAGACCGTCAAATCACTCGATTAAGTAAAGAAATTGGTAATCTGGGGGGCAAATGGGGGCGCTTTGTGGAAAATATGGTAGCGCCCTCCTGCGAAACTTTATTCCTTAGTCGTGGTATTCCTGTGCATCAAGTTAGCCAACGGGTTAAAAAACGTCTTGATGGTGACATTCTCGAAATTGATGTGTTAGTGACTAATGAAAATCATGTTTTGGTGGTGGAAGTCAAAAGCAGTTTAGGTGTCAATGATGTGAAAGATTTAATCAAAGATTTACAGAGATTTAAACGGTTTTTTCCTGAATATAGCCAAAAAAATTTATATGGTGCAGTGGCAGGAATTGAAATTGAGGAGGGCGCTGATAAATACGCTTATCGTCAAGGTATATTTGTCTTAGGTCAAAGTGGCGAAAGTGTAGTTATTTTTAATGGTGATGAGTTTCAACCAAAAGCATGGTAA
- a CDS encoding WD40 repeat domain-containing protein, which produces MTLDVPSLIRNNLASDFGGIPTDLRKFYSESTNDYKVKIYTDYFKKTIGDITVTQLHGILSPIPTAIFYTDINDYTCQFNVGFWDLKSIEPKIISSDLWNWKNTFNVLQQSEVNQEDCLIKIRELIITLNQLLASYFIDISFLKINPLYELKFPEFSQKLLAKHFEQKAVNAVYIDTLKQRQAEQITILDNFKSQIQQVNNAIVEGAGKWKMYKAWFTYSPVYSLAINSAESMIVSEKKGDLVFSKFDGNSIQPTKFTYNGHSLINGLKFFNRGKNVIYGHSFGHITAFDRDRNKDILLYRHYGKVNSIAIHPHENIIASGGDDRKVNIFNFDNRKIIGSHKMESAVLSVAFSPDGQLIAIATKDGCIHLGSLYSQEIVLKFQENHSVLCVRFTLDGKTLVTGDSNKNIVLWDVKTGSLIRNLKGHSSSINSLVFSKDGSTLFSASADKTIKLWNWKTGDCVRTLEGHVDSVTCLALSSDGHTLVSGSKDATIAVWRDIIA; this is translated from the coding sequence ATGACCCTTGATGTGCCTTCTTTAATTCGTAATAATTTGGCATCCGATTTTGGTGGAATACCAACAGACTTACGAAAATTTTATTCAGAATCAACTAATGATTACAAAGTAAAAATTTATACAGATTATTTTAAGAAAACTATAGGAGATATTACCGTTACACAATTACATGGCATTCTTTCTCCTATTCCTACAGCTATATTTTATACTGATATAAATGATTATACCTGTCAATTTAATGTGGGGTTTTGGGATTTGAAAAGTATCGAGCCAAAAATAATTTCTAGTGATTTATGGAATTGGAAAAACACTTTTAATGTGTTACAACAATCAGAAGTTAATCAAGAAGATTGTTTAATAAAAATAAGAGAGTTAATTATTACTTTAAATCAATTATTAGCATCTTATTTTATTGATATTTCTTTTCTCAAAATCAATCCTTTATATGAGTTAAAATTTCCTGAATTTAGTCAAAAATTATTAGCAAAACACTTTGAGCAAAAAGCAGTTAATGCAGTTTATATTGACACTTTAAAGCAAAGACAAGCAGAACAAATAACTATTTTAGATAATTTTAAATCACAAATACAACAAGTTAATAATGCCATCGTGGAGGGCGCTGGTAAATGGAAAATGTATAAAGCATGGTTTACTTATTCACCAGTCTATTCCCTTGCGATAAATTCAGCAGAAAGTATGATTGTTAGTGAGAAAAAGGGTGATCTTGTTTTTTCTAAATTTGATGGTAATTCCATCCAACCGACAAAATTTACATATAATGGTCATAGTTTGATTAATGGATTAAAGTTTTTTAATCGTGGAAAAAATGTTATTTATGGTCATTCTTTTGGTCACATTACAGCATTTGATCGAGATCGAAATAAAGACATTCTTCTATACCGTCATTATGGTAAAGTTAACTCTATAGCAATACATCCCCATGAAAATATAATAGCCAGTGGTGGTGATGATAGAAAAGTTAACATATTCAACTTTGACAACAGAAAAATAATTGGTAGCCATAAAATGGAAAGTGCCGTTTTATCAGTAGCATTTAGTCCTGATGGACAGTTAATAGCAATAGCAACGAAAGATGGTTGTATTCATTTAGGCAGTTTGTACAGTCAGGAAATAGTTTTAAAATTTCAAGAGAATCACTCAGTTTTATGTGTTAGATTTACTCTTGACGGCAAAACTTTAGTCACTGGTGATAGCAATAAAAATATAGTTTTATGGGATGTTAAAACAGGATCATTAATTAGAAATTTAAAAGGTCATTCATCTTCCATTAATTCATTAGTTTTTAGCAAAGATGGTTCAACATTATTTAGCGCCAGTGCAGATAAGACAATTAAACTATGGAATTGGAAAACAGGGGACTGTGTGAGAACCTTAGAAGGTCATGTTGATAGTGTTACTTGTCTTGCGTTAAGTTCTGATGGTCATACTTTAGTTAGTGGTAGTAAAGATGCTACTATTGCTGTTTGGCGAGATATAATAGCCTAG
- a CDS encoding DUF86 domain-containing protein, translating to MSNDTPRRKWLFYLDDMINFAEKVQKYTSNLDQINFIANELYYDATLRNLELIGEAATKIPLQIRNNYPDIPWRKIIATRNRVIHNYLGIDNDIIWSIVCDEIPILIVKLRQLKELSQ from the coding sequence ATGTCTAATGATACACCACGCAGAAAATGGCTATTTTACCTTGACGATATGATCAACTTTGCCGAGAAAGTACAAAAATATACTAGCAACCTCGATCAAATAAACTTTATTGCTAATGAATTATATTACGATGCAACCCTAAGAAATTTAGAACTTATCGGCGAGGCAGCCACTAAAATTCCCCTACAAATCAGAAATAATTATCCAGATATTCCTTGGCGAAAAATCATTGCTACTCGTAACAGAGTTATTCATAACTATCTCGGTATTGATAATGATATTATTTGGAGCATTGTTTGTGATGAAATTCCGATCCTGATTGTAAAATTACGTCAACTTAAAGAACTTTCTCAGTAA
- a CDS encoding nucleotidyltransferase family protein, which produces MNKQKVLQILTENKPLLQKKYGVDSLSLFGSTARDTATETSDIDILISFREKANSSKYFGVLFHLEDLLKSPIDLVTTSALRPELKAQIEAEKIDV; this is translated from the coding sequence ATGAACAAACAAAAAGTTCTCCAAATCCTCACAGAAAATAAACCTTTGCTTCAAAAAAAATATGGAGTTGATAGCTTATCCTTATTTGGTTCAACTGCCAGAGATACCGCCACAGAAACCAGTGATATTGATATACTAATTAGCTTTAGAGAAAAAGCCAATTCAAGTAAATATTTTGGCGTATTATTTCATCTCGAAGATTTATTAAAAAGTCCTATCGATTTAGTAACCACCAGCGCCCTTCGCCCCGAATTAAAAGCTCAAATTGAAGCAGAAAAAATTGATGTCTAA